In Malus sylvestris chromosome 15, drMalSylv7.2, whole genome shotgun sequence, a single genomic region encodes these proteins:
- the LOC126601651 gene encoding 2-oxoglutarate-dependent dioxygenase DAO-like, translating into MGAGDEDCKTIPAINLQNFPDEEEYRKLREASETWGCFRLVNHRIPVALMSEMKCVVKSMLELPFEMKKQNKDSLAFTGYIPPSKLNPLFEAFGIYDLASPQAVHGFCSQLDVTSHQREVIEKYAQATCELVVDIGKKLAESLGVANTDFHKGWPCQFRMNKYNFSPASMGSPGLQEHTDSGFLTILQEDEDVGGLEVMNKFGAFVPVHPCPGTLFINLGDFAQVWSNGRLHNVRHRVKCSAASIRVSIATFLSGPKEEAIEAPPELVDSDHPRLYVPFVYDDYRVSKFKLLEKLQADKALALLRIPS; encoded by the exons ATGGGAGCCGGTGATGAGGATTGCAAGACAATCCCAGCCATTAATCTGCAAAATTTTCCAGATGAAGAAGAGTACAGGAAACTGAGGGAAGCTTCAGAGACATGGGGATGCTTCAGGCTTGTGAACCACAGGATCCCAGTGGCTTTGATGTCAGAGATGAAGTGTGTGGTCAAATCTATGCTGGAGCTGCCCTTCGAGATGAAGAAGCAGAACAAAGATTCACTAGCTTTCACTGGCTACATACCTCCCAGCAAACTCAATCCTCTCTTTGAGGCTTTTGGTATTTACGACTTGGCCTCACCTCAGGCTGTTCATGGCTTTTGCTCTCAGTTGGATGTCACTTCCCACCAGAG AGAGGTGATAGAGAAGTATGCTCAAGCAACATGTGAGCTGGTTGTGGACATTGGGAAGAAGTTGGCAGAAAGTCTAGGGGTGGCCAACACTGATTTCCACAAGGGATGGCCTTGCCAATTCAGGATGAACAAGTACAACTTCTCTCCTGCATCAATGGGTTCCCCTGGTCTACAAGAACACACAGATTCTGGATTTCTAACAATTCTTCAAGAGGATGAAGATGTTGGTGGTCTGGAAGTAATGAACAAATTTGGTGCCTTTGTGCCTGTTCATCCTTGCCCTGGCACTCTCTTTATCAATCTTGGGGACTTCGCTCAG GTTTGGAGCAATGGGAGGTTGCACAATGTGAGGCATAGAGTAAAATGCTCGGCGGCTAGTATTCGAGTTTCGATCGCTACATTTCTCAGTGGACCAAAAGAGGAAGCGATAGAAGCTCCGCCGGAACTGGTAGATTCGGACCACCCTCGTCTCTACGTCCCTTTTGTTTATGACGATTATAGAGTTAGCAAGTTCAAACTGCTCGAAAAATTACAGGCTGATAAAGCCCTTGCACTCCTACGCATCCCTTCCTAA